One Desulfobulbaceae bacterium genomic region harbors:
- a CDS encoding flavodoxin-dependent (E)-4-hydroxy-3-methylbut-2-enyl-diphosphate synthase has protein sequence AYRLLSSQCDYPLHLGVTEAGGLIAGTVKSSVALGLLLYDGIGDTFRISLTRDPVEEIRVGFELLRALHIRHRGPELISCPTCGRCQINLFSLAERVEQYIQHMETNLKIAVMGCVVNGPGEAKEADLGLAGGNGMGILFKKGKLYKKVPEDQLFDVFVEELKKMEKSG, from the coding sequence GCCTATCGTCTCCTGTCTTCACAGTGTGATTATCCCCTTCATCTGGGTGTGACCGAGGCGGGGGGGCTGATTGCGGGAACTGTTAAGTCGAGCGTGGCCCTGGGCCTGCTGTTGTATGATGGCATTGGCGATACCTTCCGGATATCCCTGACCCGTGATCCGGTCGAGGAGATCCGGGTCGGCTTTGAGTTGCTTCGGGCGTTGCATATCCGCCATCGCGGACCGGAGCTGATCTCCTGTCCCACCTGTGGACGGTGTCAGATCAATCTGTTCAGTTTGGCTGAACGGGTTGAGCAGTATATTCAGCACATGGAGACCAATCTCAAGATTGCCGTTATGGGCTGTGTGGTCAACGGACCGGGCGAAGCTAAGGAGGCGGATCTTGGCCTTGCCGGTGGGAATGGGATGGGAATTTTATTTAAAAAGGGGAAGCTCTATAAGAAAGTACCAGAGGATCAGCTCTTTGATGTTTTTGTTGAAGAGTTGAAGAAGATGGAAAAGAGTGGTTGA
- a CDS encoding four helix bundle protein, whose protein sequence is MASFEDLDVWKKSCRLSVILYGLLKNCRDYGFRDQMLRASISIPSNIAEGGERNSVPDFQRFIAYAKGSAAELRSQVYISQEVGIVAPEDAGHLINELKSISRMLQALHNSLNGRIT, encoded by the coding sequence ATGGCATCGTTCGAAGATTTAGATGTATGGAAAAAATCTTGTCGTCTATCCGTAATTCTTTATGGTTTATTGAAGAATTGCCGAGATTATGGATTTCGTGATCAAATGCTACGGGCCTCCATATCTATTCCTTCGAATATCGCGGAAGGAGGCGAAAGAAACTCTGTCCCTGACTTCCAGAGATTTATTGCCTATGCCAAAGGTTCAGCTGCTGAATTGCGTTCTCAAGTTTATATTTCTCAAGAAGTTGGCATAGTTGCACCCGAGGATGCTGGGCATTTAATCAATGAATTGAAGTCGATATCACGGATGCTACAAGCTTTACATAACTCCTTAAATGGACGAATAACCTGA